The region TCCATTTTAGTCGTTGTGTTTTCGATTTGTTTCATCGATCGttagatattaatttgttttcacgTGCGTCACTTTGGGATTTTCAGTGAAATTTAGATACGTGGTCGGAAACTGCCACGTCACTCTTTAAGTGAGTGAGTCAAAGATCCTCTCTCACTGCGatgagagaaaatataaaaaaagtcgACGTCGCATCATCCAGATCTCACGCCATCGCCcagtaaaaacaaattaatatctgAACgactaaaaagaaacaaatcaaacacaacGACTAAAACTGAATCACCCATAGCATGAAATCGATACGAAAAATTTACCCGTATTTTGTATCTTGTGACACTGtgcaaaaaaaaatccaacaaatttGGGCCCCACACAAACCTTATCTCTCATCTGCACATCATTATAAATCAACCCATTCATCTCTTGATCAACAaattaacaacaataacaagaagCTTAAGAGAAGTTAAGAAAGATGAGTGGGAGTGCTCCTTCTTATGAAGCATCAGTGCTGAAGCCTCATGTCACCGGCGAACTCCCAAAGGAGCTGCAGTCCTTATTCTCTCCGCCGGCTCGCCGGACTAGGGAGCCCACCCTGCCGGAGTGGAAGGTTGTCTGCCTTGtcagtgagtatatataccttACCTCCCATTTTCCGCTGCTCTCTCTACTTTTGTGGGTACCTCTAATAATGCTCATatgttttctatgtttttatttttattttttaaatgtttatgttTGGTGATGTTTGTTGTGAATGAAAAACATCCATGTTTCTTGTGTGAACCTATGTGTACATATTTGTGTATTTATATGCATGTTGTAATTGGGgcggtgatgatgatggtgatggtgatggtgatggtgatgatgatgttgatttgGAATTAAgtggaaaaattataaaataaacctTTGTAGTTTTTCgagatttgaaaaataaaaaaagtgtttttgatttttatcacGTGtggtttttcatatttgtaaaaattaagcGTAAAAACCATTACTAAACCATTAACAGTATTAACAGTGTACATTggtaaaatcattattttatttaaaaacaaacttatataacataatatatatatatatatataaagtttattaatctcttccaaaattctactttaaaaaaactttaatttcaaaaatcaaacaaaatcatgttgaaaaatcatgtttttatgcattttgatgatttttttatatgaatgaaCGATttcattcctataaaaaaaaagacaaagttaATATATGAGAAACAACATATCaaacaatcgaaaaaaaatCTCACTTCTTATTTTGCAAATCTCGAAAAcaagagtgtttttttttatttttcctaaaaaattataataatctcCTCTTGGATTAaaggtttttcaattttttctctACGGGtatgattaataatttttattaattaatcataaactaatatttgttgttttaaattataaataaataaatttataaattatttatgaaaaccTGACttcttattataatatttttgataattaatttttaataaatatagtttgaaatttaaaaaatgtaattataaGCTAGAAATTCATAACATATTgtaattaactttttaattcATAACATCGACTTCTTGAGCGCGCGTCCAGGTGATTAGCCCCGCGCCATGACCTTCTTGATGCAGGAGTTATCGACTTCGTTTTTAGCCTCAAGAGGCCTCAGATACTATATAGACTTCGCCTCTTCGATGTTGTTGTTCCTcttttttcctgtttttttgTCACTTTCCTGGTTTGACGTGGTTCACCTTCGGTGATTTCTCACCTTTTGTTGTTCTTTCATATGTTTCTtaatcttgtttggtttgtaccTGTTCATTTcttgtttaataaattagtagtttatgtattttttcaaaaaaaaaaaatataaaacaaataaatatattacaataattttgtaatttttggtttattatttgtgcaaatcaaactataaacaaaacaaaaaatttatattgcctattgaacataaaacataaaatagtaTAAGCGCTGGGGGCTCAACCACTTCAATTGTGTTATACTACTTGTGATGTTTCCATCAGTGAAtgaaaaaagttttataataattattattggaaAGATTCAAAGTATGGGTCAACCACAAATAATGACTGGATGACTCTATAGAAGGAGACGGATGTATGGGTTATCTGTTCATTGTCGGGCACAAACGCCTTAAATAAGATAttaattcataatatttatatatattatatagagagagacattttgagtatttaaaaaaaaatataataaatttattgaatgtatttttgaagattaaatttgtttttattagttgTTAACAGTTAAAACAGATAACCTAAATACACACACAATTTTTAATCTACGAAGTCCATATGAAGTTCCATTTGTAATTTACGTCTTTAAAGGAAATTTCATCTATTAATttatctatattaaataaaagtgtacgtgtacatacatatattgtgtgtatttgtgcaacAATCTGGCATatacctgaaaaaaaaaacgtttACAAGTTATTTATGGTTTACCCAGATTAAGTCATATTTACACATGCACCccttttgaaataaatgtggataaaccagcACTTTTATCGAATAGAAAGTAACGAGAATCAGGAAGATAAAAACCTCTCACCGAGTGAGGAAAAGAACTAAGAGCagcagaaaataaaaaaacgaaGGGAAAAAAGCTGAGAAGGCGGAAGACACCGTCTGGTCCCTCAGGCCTGCTCAgaccaacaaaagaaacaactactCCTGCGCAAGATTGGAGTCGGGATCTCCAGCTTGATTTGAGACTTTAGCGCTTAAGAAATTAAGAGAGCGCTTTAATTtttccgggaagcttcattaaaAAGACGATCGTTGTCTATCGGGAAACTGttgaaaaaccaagaaagaagcatattagcaatttttaataaaaaaatatcagaaaaGCGGTAGCAGGATCAATTGAAAATACGATTATTTCTTTCAATCCATATATTCCACAAAATCGCACGGGAAATGAGGTCCCAGAGAGTTCGGTGTTGAGGGATAAGGGATGGAATCCAAGTAGTCAAAGTGTGGGAATTGAATGTGGGGAGAGATTGAAACCAAGGATTTGTGAGAAAAAAGTCCAGATACGTCTGGAGAAATCACATTCAAGGAAAAGATGGTTAAGCTTCTGAGAGGCTTTGTGACATAGAACACATGTATCTGTGGAGTTTTGAATGTTGCaccctttcttgaaaagatttgtaAGAGTCAGTATTTTATCTTCCCCAGCAAGCCAGCAAAAAAGAGTTATTTTGCTAGGGCAGTGGATTTTCCAGAATTGAGAGTAATGCGGGCTACGCATTCCACCATCAATAAGgaatttataaaaggatttgactgtgaaatttccacttttttccaGTGCCCAGGAGTAGGTATCTTCCTGATTATGGGAGCAATCAGGAATGATCTCTAGAAGAGAGGACAACATGTCAGGGGAAGCAGATCGAAAAAGAATCTCTGGGTTATTAATATGTTGGATGAATTGTCTGATATTAATCCAAGGAGATGTACAATCAGCGAAGAGTGTTGGCCAAAGATCTTTAAGCAATTGTCCAGCATGCCAACGGTCAGACCAAAGAGATGTGTTTAAACCATTTctgataattttgtttatgcAGGAACGAAATGGTAAAAGAGAGGAATTCACTCCtgcccaaaagaaagatttatttctaggtGGATTATGGGATAAGATTCCGTTTGGGCTTCTAATTGAGTAATTGGATTGAATGATTTTAGCCCAACCACTGTCTGGATTACAAGtcaatttccaccaccacttcccaagTAAAGCTTTGTTAAATTCCTGAAGGTTGAGGATTCCCCAGCCCCCCATATCGCGGGGCCTGGTAATTCTATTCCAGGCAATCTGTCTGATTCCTTTGGAACCCAGATCAGGACCTTTCCATAGAAAATCTCTTCGAATTTGatcaatatctttgattacCCAAGCGGGAAGTTTGAAGACCGACATCCAATAAACTGGAACTGTTGAAAGCACAAAATTAATGAGAGTTAGGCGGCCACCAAGGGATAAATAATTTGCTTTCCAGGGGTTGAGTCTAGATCGAACCATTCCAATGAGCTTTGCCCAGTCAATACGTCTTGGTCTTCTTCCAGAAAGAGGAATCCCTAAGTAAGTGATTGGCAAACAGTTTCTATAGCAGTTAAGGATTCTGGCGGAAGTGTAATGTGGTTGGAAGCCATAATGTGTAGAATACAAACagctttttgaaaaatttatggaAAGACCAGAAGACCcctaaaaaagataaagaattaatttgatgatttgaaGATCTTCTTGTCCTCCAAAGAGAGAATATTAAGAGGTCATCAGCATATTGAAAGTGACAAATGTTGATCAAAGGATCCAAGGGAACACCCACTAACACTTTGGATCTGAGTGCATGGGAGAACATAGCGCTTAGGACATCTGTAGCAAGGGCAAAAAGCAGGGGTGACAAGGGATCACCTTGTCTCAGACCTCTTTTACATCTAATGTATCCCTGAGTGGTTCCGTTAATGATGAACTGAGTCTTGGCAGTACTAAGAATAGTATGAATCCAGGAAAGCCATCTAGATCCAAAGCCTCTAGCAGCAAGGACATCAAGGAGAAAGTTCCAATCTAAAGAGTCAAAGGCTTTTGTAAAATCCACTTTGAAGACATAACCAAGTAATTTTCGCTTTTGCAAATTGAAGATAACTTCTTGGGCACCAATAATATTATCCGCAATGCATCTACCTTTAATAAAGCCAGATTGCGAATCATACCCTTACAAAAACGTAAAATTCACTATTTAGCTATTTCcttggttttttaaaataactttgcaCCACTTCTTTCTCCCTTCCCTCTCAAAAATTTATGACTGATTTTGAGTGTAAAGGTTTAAAcacacaataaaaaattaaaattaaaataaaaataaaaataaaaataaaaaataaacaataaaaaaaataaaattctccttatatatagttttataatttcttataaTATGAACAAATCATTTACCACAGCAGTTGCGAGAGTGATTTGTGTGAGGAAAGAAAATAGCTGCCATCCtactataattttataattcctCCAAACACATTATACATGTAAACCCTCATATTGTCATGTGGTATATTAGTTCCCTAAAGAAACCCAAAAGAGTGATGCTTGATAGAAGTTGAGGAGGGGATTGGGAACAACATTAGAGGAGGAAAGGGAGAATAATCGATCTAGAGTCCTGTGGAGAGGATATTCCACAACTTTTATATACTATGCATACTTCTTTGTGCGCTAGCTGCCCTGAAGATCTCAGATGTGTCTACAATTTTGAAGAGGTGCAATAACTGAATTACTTGTATAAAAATAGCAGAGATAAAACTCCCGCCATTTCCCATTAGCGTGGGTAGAagagatcatatatatatatatatataatatagttgCCTCTCTTATGGCTCCTCTATTCCTATTCAAGCAGTGCAGCCCTTGActcttcttccattttttttgtcTATCTTCGTCCCTGTTAGCTTCAATCCGCATATAATCTTCGTCTGTGGATACATTTTTTGGGAATCATTCACTTTTTGGAATCATTCGTGGGAGTGCTAAAGAATATGAGGTGACCTAGCTTGACGGTGCTGAATGGGTAGGGATTTGTAGCTTGGAAGTATTTGCAAGAGTTGGGAGCTCGAATAATTTGGATGTTGGTGAAGTACATCATCTCCAACGAATTAATTAAGACAACATGATGGCTGGAGCAGGTGCAGATTTTTCCAGATGATGTGAGCGAGGCAACATGCCATGAGCTAGACTGTTGAGTAAAgattttgtttgcttatttaggggttgtttggctTTTtgctaatttatgtttttttattttatatttttgaaataaaattaataaaaacatatgtttaataatttatttttgttttcaaaaatttttggcAACAATTcatgtttccaaaaaaattagaaaacaatatttgtttgtttttaatttttttaaaaataaatgtggataaatcacaaatttattgaaaaaaagaacGAAGGTACAAAGTAGGAAATACctctcaccagaggtgaggAGATACAAAAAAcaacagaagaaaaagaacaagcgAGAAGAAGGATCTAAGTAGGCAGAACTTTTTACTCGTTTCTCTTTTCATGAACCCTTCTCTTCTaccctttctctctttttagttttttattcaaaaaaatatttttaagaaaaaaatatttttataaaaatttatcatttggTCAGtggatattttacaaattagtttatatagttttaaaaaaaattgtgaaaattattgcttgatccttgatttttataaactagatgggatataacatatatatacatatacaatttaaaaagaaaaaatttgtaaatatattcTATTTGAGCTATTACGTTTTACTtgatttcccaaaaaaaaattatgattacgTGTTTATAATcgctctttatttttttaaaaatcagatGAGTTAGTTTCAAATGGTGCAATTTTTATGAGATAGTTTTTTACCTAAATAATACCAGATATCATGCTATTAcctttatttaataatacaatcaagtaaaataatataacaataaattttattaaaaaataaaatatgaatttgaaaaaaatgataaaaaaacatccTAATTTTGTGCTAAACAAACTTCTTTTGGGTTTTAagctttttaaaatacataattgTTAGTGTatccaaatatattttgttttaaaaaattgacaacaaaataaaactaaaacaaaaaaataaaaacaaaaaaattgatactCAAATGAAATGACTACTTTAAATgactactttatttatttatttattgacaaATAAGTGACAAATGTCACTTATTTAAGAGATTTTCAAAAGAATCTGTTAGAGTGGCTTATAGATCTCTTAAAAAAATCCTCATGCCTTACAACCCTGGAGGAATAAAGTCACTGTTTCTCCCACAAAAACCCACACTTGGGCCTGTGATtaatgttggaaatatagtattACATCgattgtgtgatagaagtgtgaATGGCcaggtttatatatatgtataggggttgagccactaagtcttgagactttttggtatAAAACCCCTAAACttatatagagcccatataagGCCCattagtaccaaaatataaaatctaatatgGTATTAGAGAAATATATAGTGaagcctaatatatatatatatatattaaaaaaaagggaccTTTGAGACACAAgtggtgtacaagtccatgtagTAGAACTTCTGAGACATAAGTAGTGTACAAGttcatgtgtgtaggacctctgagacacaaagtaGTATATGAGTCCTAAtaaacagacctctggtgtacaagtctAAGCAAGTTTGACCGAGTCGAACTTGAGAGAgtgtgttggaaatatagtaccacatcgttgtgtgatagaagtataatgagtttatatataggtatagggatTGAGCCATTAAgttttgagactttttggttgAAGACCCCTAAATCTATATAAAGCCCAtcagtaccaaaatataaaattcaatagtaaataatattaataaacattatTGGACCCGAATACATCAGTATATAAAAAGTACTGATAGAGAAAAGATTCAAACCTTACCATCCTCTTTAGCACTCTCGTGCCTTACCATTGTTtccttatttttgttgtttaaaaaaaatgtgagaaTATTCATGGTTTGTGGATGATTGTACCTAGCTACCTGTTAGAgttcaaaatatttatacttTTGGTTGTTTAGTGTGCTGTAATTGAAGTTCAGTGTATGCTGTACTTGACTTTCTCCGTTTAATTCCAACAGTACTCACATTTCACCGCTCGTTCATGTAGTATTCTCTAACCAACCATAtagtattatcatttttttaacataaaaatacttCTTGTACTAGTGCTTTTATTGCTGGAAGTTTTACTTCATAGTTTTATAGGAATTTTACAATTTGTTACTTCTGGTGCCTTTCTTTCtgtatttcaaatattttttaaaaatgtaaatcatattatttatatattcccAAATTTCAATGGATAATTTGCACCCGGATAATTTGTACTACTTATCCCAAGTGCTTGTTCATCGGACGCTAACTAATTAAATACGGCAATATGTGTGCACATAAATGACACGTGTCTCCTCTTcctactttttttctttctttgcaaTTCCACCTagctgtttatatatatatatatatattgacaatagGCTAAAATTATCCACAAAAGTTAGTGATTAATCATTCACTCTATGTGCTCTAGCTCATCTAGGGACGCGGAGATTGAGTGCTAAACTCGAATCTATACCAAGGATCATTATCACCATTCCTTCTAATAAggtttgaatttgagatttgttaaattttctcataattatttttcacaatCAAGCTTTGTCAAGACTTGAATTtcagatttttataaattttcacatttatttttcacaatCAAGCATTATCACTATGCAATGAGCCCATTTTTGTAACtgcttatattttaaatttcatccTCTATAAAACACggataaataaagaagaagatgaacaacactatAAAGAAGATATTAAAGTGCATAGGATTGTATCTtatacaaaatttcaaattatactTACTGCCCTCTGCTTTCTAAATCCTTGGGCAAATTGGTATTTCCAACTTGTGCTAAATGTAATGCATGgaatttgaattttgatatGAAGAAGAGGTGACTTCTGGGTATTATCAAATTTGGGGCCTTTACTGGCCAAGTGCAACCTTTACCGGGGGGACTCGAAGGGCCTTTTTAGCTTTAAAATTAAAGTtctcataataaattaaaataacacaaaaaatgaGAACCATAGAGACCTTTGAATTCAGTAGgtatatgtattattttatttcaatctgAAACCAGACAACATTTGAGTCCACATCATCCAATTGGCTGCAAATCACAGTATTTAGACAGAGGAAAAGGAGGATCAAATAAAGAACCGTTCAGTATCCCAAATGCCAGAATTTTGTTTGCAGCTTCAGTGGCATGGACCCCATCCCAACTCACATAGTTTTGAGGATCAGCACAAGCACTAGTACTCACATTCTTGCCATCTATCACTTTACTATAACCACAGAAAACATGAGGATTGAAGTTATAATCACCACCACCTTCTCCACAACAAGCTCTAGTTGCATAAACAAGCCCTGAAATTTGAACCCAAAAAAGGGTTACCAATTGACTAAAGAAAAGCTTCAAGATGAAATTCacagtagaagaaaaaaagatcaCCATGGTCTTTGGGGTGTTGAAACAGCTCAAGCTTCACAGAGTGAGTGTCAACATAAACAAGAGTAGCACCAGGGAGTTGATCTCTTATTTGGGAGAGTGTGTCCTTCAGCATAAGGTTGTAGTCCAGCACTGCATTGTTGTAGGACATCATGCAGCCATACATGTCCAAGTCCGAGGTGTTGTGAGGTAACTCTGTGAGGAAAGCAGGGAAACATCCTATTGGTGCAAGATTGAACACCATGAAAGTTCTTCCTCCAACCTCATCGTAAATGTCCTGTTTTTACATCtaatatggtatcagagctgaTACATGCACATAAAAACCTCCCTAAAAATTACCTAACTTGAGGTATATACCTTAATTGTCCATGCAATCTGTGAGGCAACTTGAGGGAGGTATTGTTTGACACCTTGGATGCCAAGGGATGCCAACCCGCCGCTGAAGTCATTTTGCCCAATGTCAAAGATGTAGAGTGATTTACTGAAGATGTCCGTTGGTGGTAAATAATTATTACCTGTAAAAATTGAACACGAAGAGGTTTATTCAAAAGAagataaattaaacatttacaaaataGGGCGCAAATTAACAGTAAGCATTATACCTTGAGGATTACTGAATTCAAGGACTCTAGTCCTGAACTCTTTCATCTGATTAAGCTGAATAGCTAAACTGAAAGGACTAACCCCAGAAACAAACACAGAAGTGCTTGGTAATCTAACAGTAGAAGCAGCAGTAGCAAAGTTGGCACCATGAGTGAAGTTTGATCCAATAGACTGTAGATAAGGACTAAGAAATGGCAACCCAAGACCTTGAGCTATAAATAGTAACATACAAATGCAATTAACTATTCAGTTTAATCCAATTCGAATATTGATTAATGAATTGATTGAAGTAGTTATTAATTACCTAAGAAATCAATGACAGCCCTGCCATCAGAAGCCCTGCCAGCAGGCTTGCCAAAGTAAGTCATACCGAAAGGCCGGGTTTGGGCAGGGAAGGCAGCCCAGAAGCCGCCGGTATCGGAGTTGGAGTCCCCGAGGTTGAAGATTGCTGGAAAATCACACCCGGCATCGGTTAAGGTGGCAGGAGGGACCAAGAAGAGCAGTGCAAAGAAGATGAAATAATACATTTTGTGCAGCGATATGGATGAAACTTGAGAGGTGATGCATGTATATATAGGGAGTAGTTTGGAGAATATATTGAGTGGAGATAAGGGCTGGGGGTTGTATAAGACAAAGAGGTTTGCAAATGGACTTCACATGGAAGGAGATTACTGTGCTTAAGTGGGGGACATTGGTAGTGGTAGGAAATGCATATGCAATGGTGATAGTTTTTGTTATTTACCCAATTGTTGTCAGcttttttgttttggtgttaTCTATTCTTGTTCCCTCCCGTGATTTAGTGCTGGTTTGAATGCTTGCGAGAGTGATCGCCATTTTTAATGGACTTGGTACTTTGCTACAGGTCACGATATTATTCCTTACTCTCGTAGTTCATGTTGCGATGACTAATTATGGTTATCCGCCGgccaactttatttttttatttttttattttttttgaaaaaaagtggataaattaccACGTTAattgaaataaagaaagagGTACAGAGAGATACAAAAGGCCAAGTTCAACAGAATATCCACAAGGAGTGGGAAACAAAACCAAGGCccgacaaaagaaaaaagagagaaaataaggGGATAACTAAAGGATCAAAAGATCCTTTAGGAAGCAAGGGAATAGAGACACTACTCCTTGCCCGGGGAAGGGGGACGCGACAAAGGGGCTCCAAGAACCGAATCTCTGGCAACTAGAAAATCCAGACTTCTCTTGATTTTAGCCAAAGGGCTTCGCCTTCTTAGTTTCTGGAGCTGCATTATATCAAAATGTAATCATACTGGTCAATCTTAACAATAATAGAATCAGTCAATAGACAATTGGAATTGAAAATGTGTGCATTTTCTTTTcagccaaatattccaattgATAGCTCTAACAAGCATATCCCAAAAGGGGATAGAGGTTTTGGGTATCCTGTGCCTCCAGTCACCCAAAGGTCCTTGAGAGATCTTGGGGGGTCACAGTCCCCAATAAACTGTCCAAAGTAATACCAGATGTGCACCGCGAGGGCAAAGCAAGATGAGATGAGCTAGCTTTATCATCATGTTTGGATcagttttttttacttttgttttctatATCCACAATGTCCTAGTTGtggtttatctaatttttataaaaaagatttattCTCTATTAAGACCCCAACATTATTTCTTGAATCACCTTATaatacatctatctatatatatataaacatatattgcATAAACCTCCTAggaacatttaaaaaatatatatgttatttattttattatttattagaagTAATTAAAGATAGATAGAAGaccaaaattttatataaaaattatatttttttataaaaaaagtgattttttaagttattcCAAGGTAAGATATTTGATTTCTATGTGAAAGATAGAGGATTTTTActctcttcatatatatatatatatatattaagaatataAATTCAGTTAATTTTTGTAGTTGTGTttttaacaaacaaataaatcttgTAACTTTGCTGTGATTGATTACAATAATACCTAAGCAAACAACAGTTTttgaggataaaaaaataaatca is a window of Dioscorea cayenensis subsp. rotundata cultivar TDr96_F1 chromosome 5, TDr96_F1_v2_PseudoChromosome.rev07_lg8_w22 25.fasta, whole genome shotgun sequence DNA encoding:
- the LOC120260577 gene encoding GDSL esterase/lipase At4g01130-like, whose protein sequence is MYYFIFFALLFLVPPATLTDAGCDFPAIFNLGDSNSDTGGFWAAFPAQTRPFGMTYFGKPAGRASDGRAVIDFLAQGLGLPFLSPYLQSIGSNFTHGANFATAASTVRLPSTSVFVSGVSPFSLAIQLNQMKEFRTRVLEFSNPQGNNYLPPTDIFSKSLYIFDIGQNDFSGGLASLGIQGVKQYLPQVASQIAWTIKDIYDEVGGRTFMVFNLAPIGCFPAFLTELPHNTSDLDMYGCMMSYNNAVLDYNLMLKDTLSQIRDQLPGATLVYVDTHSVKLELFQHPKDHGLVYATRACCGEGGGDYNFNPHVFCGYSKVIDGKNVSTSACADPQNYVSWDGVHATEAANKILAFGILNGSLFDPPFPLSKYCDLQPIG